The Eubacteriales bacterium genomic sequence ACGCCGCTAAAGCGGCGTTTTTTAATTATAACGTAACCATCTTACTCTTTGTCCTTAGGTTCTTCCTCTGTATTATTGAGATCTTTAGGTTCTTCTACTGCCTCGCCAGATTCTTCCTCTGTATCATTTAAATTCTCCGGCTCTTCTGCATCATCATTGGTTCTGTCTTCTGTACTATTAAGCTCTTCTGGTTCTTGTATTGCGTCCTTAGTTTCACCAATTTCTTCTGCTGCTTTCGTAGATTCTTCAATATTAATGCTTGATAAGGAGTGTTTCCCGGCGGCAGCCCTCTTTTTGACAAGTAACACTATGCAAGTGATGATTAAAATTAAAATTAACGCTGAAAGTGCCACAAACACTATCATCATGGTATAATTTGATTTTAACGTTTCAAGAAATCCCGGCGTTGAAACCGTTGTTTCTTCCGGTTCTTCTTCTACAGTAACTGTCCTTTCTGTATAACGCTGCAAAGTGCCTTCAATGGTATCGTAAGTGTAAAAACCTTTTCCACCTTCTGAATTCATAACATAAACCAGATAAAATCCGGGCGTTTCCTCAGACTGCCATGCCTTAACGGAAGTTTCATTAATATCCATAGTCGTTTCCGTGTACCCGTCTGGAACAGTTACCGAACTATCCGGTTCAACAATAATGTAAGTCTTGCTTACAGTAATAGTCTGATATTTATATAAAGACCCGTTATCCAGGACATAAAAGCTGCCGTTTCCCCCGTTACCGTCCGTTAAATAAACAAGCGTAATGTTATTACCTGTAGCTGCCTGAATACTTTGTTCTTGATAAGTCGAGTCTGTTTTTGTAAAGCCGGCAGGCAGTGTGATATCATCTGTTAAAGTAGTCCAAAGATAAAGCGTCTGCTCACCTACTGTCACCGGTATTGCCGTATCTAACGGGTTTACTGTAGGTGTTGTAGAAACTTCCGGGTCCTTTGTTGTCGTGGTTGTACCCGCCGTTTGTACAGTAACTGATCTCGACGCGCTTACCGTACCAAGAGAATTATAATCCCAATCTATAAACTCGGTGGTATTGACTGATACAGTTGTTTTGCCAGCTTTTAATGCCTTAAATTTTATAGTTGTGCTAAGCGAAGATTTTCCTTCGGCAGAGGCGTATAATACTATTTTCCCGTCAGAAGTTCCGCTACCGGATACGTATTTCAAAACGCTTTTGTCATATGAAAATGTAGCCTGTACAACACCAATATTGCTAGCGCTAAATTTTACTGTTACGGAAAATGTACTCCCTACAGTAGTTGAAGCCGGCGCGCTTACAGAAGCGCTTGCAGCAAATGCCGTTAAAGGGAACATAGATATGACCAATGCCATTACCAATAATATTGTAAGAATACGTTTTTTCATTTCTTTCACCTTTAAAATTTATTTTTTTCCTTTCTAGCCTTGACTTTGATAGCAAGCAATAGCGTTAAAACGGCAAGCAATGCGCATACCGCCGCCATAATACAAATGACAATGGTATTTTGTGTATCATTTAAAGCCACCGGGGCTTTAAATGACGTGCTGGTAGTAGAATCCAGCAATACCCTTTGCATGGTACCGTCTGCTTTATCATAAAAGTAATATCCTATCGTTCCAGTAGAGTTCATTGCATAAAGCAATGTAAACTCCTTATTATTTAAATCTGATACGCATGCAGGAACTGTCATCCCATCTATTACTGTAGTAGAAAGCGAGTACCCTTCTGGGACATATTCCGGGGATAAAATCGTATAATAATTATCTGTCGTTATGCTTATATACGGAGAAAAAGAATTTAAATCTGAATCATATATATAAAAACTGCCGGCGCTTGTCTCATCTAAAAGATAAAGCAATGATAAACCCATGGCAGCGTTATATGCAGACTCTGCTTTTGTACCTTCAAACGATATTTCTTGCACTTCAAACCCATCTGGAAGGTCTAAGTCTGAAAGATCATTTAAAATATAGAGTGTTTCTCCATTAAGAGTTATTTCAATAAGGTCATTAGAGTTATCATTTGAAGTATTTATCGATATGTTGGTTTTTAAAGTTGGACTTCCAACGCTCTTGTTGCTTTCAAATCCAGTTATTTCACTGCTTGTAACTGAAAAATATGCTTTCCCAGTTTTCAAAGCACGGAACCTTAAACTGTAGCTCATGGTATATTCCGTGCCGGATCCGATATCTAGAATACCCCCGCTGCCGTTGCTTAGTTCAACGGCGTTTCCGCCACCGGATATATATTCCATTTTATCGGCATCATACTTAAGAGAAGCCTGCAACGTCCCTATGGCTTCATCACTGCTTGTAAATGTGACAGTAACGGTAATTGTATCGCCTATGTAAACTGTTTCAGGCGATACTTTTGTTTTTAAAGTTACCGATGCCGCATTTGCCACAGGAACTGAAACAAAAAATATTAAAAATGCTATGCTAATTATAAAAGCTCTTAAACAAATACGTTTCATACTTCTCCTTTACTGGCTTACCTGAGAAATACCTAAAGGTGCTTTTGTACTTGTAATAGGTCCAGAACCGATACAGAATTGTTTTTTGAAGTGTCTGCAGCCTTATAGTAAGCACCACTTAGCGATGAAACACCTAAAAGGTGCTTTTGTATACGCAAAAGATCGACAATCGATACTTTCCCATCTCCGTTTACATCCCCGTAAATAACGAGATAATACAATTGATAAGTTAACCCACTGGTATATAGTACTTTAAGCATATCCCCAGTTACTACTGTTTCGCTAGTCTTTTGTACCCACGAAGATGACCAAAGTTCAATCGAACCGTTTGTTATCGAAAGATTAGATAAAAAAGTGTTTGCGCCAAGACTATAGGATAATCCCGTTAAATTGCTTCCGCCGACTTTATATGAGCCCGCAGAAAATATCGGGGTTTCGCCTTTCGTCGGCAATGCAGGTGGAGTGGTATCATATGTTGTTATTGTAGTACCCATAAAGTAAAATGCAAGTATTTCACTGTAAGGCTTATTATATGCAGAAGATGCCATTGTCTGCGCGCCGCGCTGGCTCATTCCTACACCGTGCCCATACCGCCTGTTTGTTACGGTATATCCTCCGGCAGAAGTTTGTACTCCACGCATACTGTAATCAGCTATCAAATACGTATGTGAAAGTTTATACCCGTCGTTATAATTCATAAGCGTAATGGAAATATTTACATCTGTAGATGATGAAAGGCTTCCTGAAGTTAAATATTTTACCGTTACGTTTGCATTGGCCGTTACATAGCAGCGGCTGCCCGTGCCAGGCCAGCGTTCCGTGCCATTTGTAAAACTGTTTATTCTTATTATTTTGACGTCTGTCGCCGCGTTTATTGACTTGCCGGAAGCTTTAAGGTTATTATAAGCGTTTTCTTGGATATCAGCCAAAACGGCGTTTGCATACAGGTAATTACCGTTAGCTGTTAGACAAACGTAGTCTCCGTGTATATAAGCTTCTGTACCATTAAAGTTTATCTTATACCAATCGCCAGACGTAGAGATGTACGTATAAACCGAATTAACAGGAGCTGTTCCCACTACTGAATAAGAAGTACCCGGGCCGCTTCTAACATTACAGCTTTCCTTTAAGTGTACAGTTCTCACTACATAGCTTCCGGATATAGAAACGTAATCGTATCCGGAAGTACCTTCAACTTGTGATGGAACATATATATTTTGATAAGGGGTAGAAGGATTTTCCGTATCGTATGTATCGTCTCTTTGCGCAAGATACGGATAAGCCGCATTTTTTGTAGCGCCGCCGCCCCAGGCGTTTCCCGGCAGTTCTGTCTGTCCGCCGTTAGAAGCAGCATAGTAAGTGGATATAATAGACCCACTATATGTAAGAACCTGCCCCCTTGTCCCGTCTACTGCGGCAATAACATTGGTATAAGAAGAATTGTATCCCTTATAAACCTGGTCGGAAGATGTATCTCCAATATCATAAGAAGATGAAGACGAAAGTGACTTGATAGCATAACCCCTTGCACAGACTGCCTGAGCTTTAAGCGCTTCTAAAGGAAAAGAATTGCTCATTTCATATGCCACAACAC encodes the following:
- a CDS encoding cohesin domain-containing protein: MKKRILTILLVMALVISMFPLTAFAASASVSAPASTTVGSTFSVTVKFSASNIGVVQATFSYDKSVLKYVSGSGTSDGKIVLYASAEGKSSLSTTIKFKALKAGKTTVSVNTTEFIDWDYNSLGTVSASRSVTVQTAGTTTTTKDPEVSTTPTVNPLDTAIPVTVGEQTLYLWTTLTDDITLPAGFTKTDSTYQEQSIQAATGNNITLVYLTDGNGGNGSFYVLDNGSLYKYQTITVSKTYIIVEPDSSVTVPDGYTETTMDINETSVKAWQSEETPGFYLVYVMNSEGGKGFYTYDTIEGTLQRYTERTVTVEEEPEETTVSTPGFLETLKSNYTMMIVFVALSALILILIITCIVLLVKKRAAAGKHSLSSINIEESTKAAEEIGETKDAIQEPEELNSTEDRTNDDAEEPENLNDTEEESGEAVEEPKDLNNTEEEPKDKE
- a CDS encoding cohesin domain-containing protein, whose amino-acid sequence is MKRICLRAFIISIAFLIFFVSVPVANAASVTLKTKVSPETVYIGDTITVTVTFTSSDEAIGTLQASLKYDADKMEYISGGGNAVELSNGSGGILDIGSGTEYTMSYSLRFRALKTGKAYFSVTSSEITGFESNKSVGSPTLKTNISINTSNDNSNDLIEITLNGETLYILNDLSDLDLPDGFEVQEISFEGTKAESAYNAAMGLSLLYLLDETSAGSFYIYDSDLNSFSPYISITTDNYYTILSPEYVPEGYSLSTTVIDGMTVPACVSDLNNKEFTLLYAMNSTGTIGYYFYDKADGTMQRVLLDSTTSTSFKAPVALNDTQNTIVICIMAAVCALLAVLTLLLAIKVKARKEKNKF
- a CDS encoding SpoIID/LytB domain-containing protein — encoded protein: MRKKIFTTLLTIIILISILFPGTVAEAATDYKTIRVKLSISATSVSVALDGEYIISEDSSISLSRGTYTVSVSGGNVHISGSGVDKDVGTSLTFIRCNAGSGNNYMTLYNTYYGTNFNYLGNMNFTVSSGKLLVINQVPLEEYLYGVVAYEMSNSFPLEALKAQAVCARGYAIKSLSSSSSYDIGDTSSDQVYKGYNSSYTNVIAAVDGTRGQVLTYSGSIISTYYAASNGGQTELPGNAWGGGATKNAAYPYLAQRDDTYDTENPSTPYQNIYVPSQVEGTSGYDYVSISGSYVVRTVHLKESCNVRSGPGTSYSVVGTAPVNSVYTYISTSGDWYKINFNGTEAYIHGDYVCLTANGNYLYANAVLADIQENAYNNLKASGKSINAATDVKIIRINSFTNGTERWPGTGSRCYVTANANVTVKYLTSGSLSSSTDVNISITLMNYNDGYKLSHTYLIADYSMRGVQTSAGGYTVTNRRYGHGVGMSQRGAQTMASSAYNKPYSEILAFYFMGTTITTYDTTPPALPTKGETPIFSAGSYKVGGSNLTGLSYSLGANTFLSNLSITNGSIELWSSSWVQKTSETVVTGDMLKVLYTSGLTYQLYYLVIYGDVNGDGKVSIVDLLRIQKHLLGVSSLSGAYYKAADTSKNNSVSVLDLLQVQKHL